One window of the Spirochaetia bacterium 38H-sp genome contains the following:
- a CDS encoding redoxin domain-containing protein: MVKIGQKVESFTAKAYQNEQIKEISLEDYRGKWVVVFFYPADFTFVCPTELGELADYYDKFVHEGAEILSVSTDTEYVHKAWHDDSPTIAKIKFPMVADPTGRISRQFGVYIEEEGLALRGSFLINPEGILKAYEIHDLGIGRSAEELLRKLQAAKFVEQHGEVCPASWKPGKETLKPGLDLVGKI; the protein is encoded by the coding sequence ATGGTAAAGATTGGACAGAAGGTAGAAAGCTTTACTGCAAAGGCTTATCAGAACGAGCAAATTAAGGAGATAAGCCTAGAAGATTATAGGGGAAAGTGGGTTGTTGTTTTCTTTTATCCCGCTGATTTTACTTTTGTATGTCCAACGGAGTTGGGCGAGCTTGCTGACTACTATGATAAGTTTGTGCATGAGGGTGCAGAGATTCTCTCAGTAAGTACAGACACAGAGTATGTGCATAAGGCTTGGCATGACGATTCTCCGACAATTGCAAAAATCAAGTTTCCCATGGTGGCTGATCCTACCGGTAGGATATCAAGGCAGTTTGGTGTGTATATCGAGGAAGAGGGGCTTGCATTACGCGGTAGTTTTCTTATCAATCCAGAAGGTATTCTCAAAGCTTATGAGATTCATGATCTGGGTATAGGCCGCAGTGCGGAGGAGCTTCTGAGAAAACTGCAGGCTGCAAAGTTTGTAGAACAGCATGGTGAGGTGTGTCCTGCAAGCTGGAAACCAGGCAAGGAGACTCTCAAGCCCGGACTCGACCTTGTTGGAAAAATCTAA
- a CDS encoding PASTA domain-containing protein, protein MKQIIDKVKNSIPKSADEPAKKWFSFFIYGSLFLVFLMGIVALSVFFLLIQSPEEILVPELEGKDFIEAVVTLQKYQLYPHVELRYSSDPETKGKVLEQSPAPGATVQAKKEIRLVVSLGAVVDKVKDFRGKTLDEVALELKSMFAPYEPLISIKEPITYVYSDQPPDTVIEQKPEPGTPVTGKMELELVLSRGNAPQTVEIPNLVGKSYSYAISELSVLNLPFIFTEAESGGEADVEPGIITEQSPEPGKKLAVGSRVNLKFVMPKRKGSLYPGFFDYTLPSYPVAVDLRVDVESSNGLVSTLFELKHPGGRISFPYLLKAGDKIILYVYEQKMTEQVVTK, encoded by the coding sequence ATGAAACAAATAATAGATAAAGTAAAAAACTCTATTCCAAAATCTGCAGATGAGCCTGCAAAAAAATGGTTCTCTTTTTTTATTTATGGTAGTTTATTTCTCGTGTTCCTTATGGGAATAGTTGCTCTTTCTGTTTTTTTTCTTCTTATACAATCCCCGGAGGAAATACTGGTTCCAGAACTGGAAGGAAAAGATTTTATAGAAGCAGTTGTCACGCTTCAGAAATATCAGCTTTATCCGCATGTGGAGCTCAGATACTCTTCTGATCCCGAAACAAAAGGCAAAGTTCTAGAACAATCACCTGCTCCCGGGGCTACTGTGCAGGCAAAGAAGGAAATAAGGCTTGTTGTCAGCCTTGGAGCTGTTGTCGATAAAGTTAAGGATTTTAGGGGCAAAACCTTGGATGAGGTGGCTCTGGAGTTAAAGAGCATGTTTGCTCCGTATGAGCCTCTCATAAGCATAAAAGAACCTATTACCTATGTTTATAGCGACCAACCTCCTGATACCGTAATAGAGCAGAAGCCGGAGCCTGGTACTCCCGTAACAGGCAAAATGGAACTCGAGCTTGTACTGAGCCGGGGCAATGCTCCACAAACAGTAGAGATTCCCAATCTTGTGGGAAAAAGCTACAGTTATGCCATATCTGAGCTTTCAGTGCTCAACCTTCCTTTTATATTTACTGAGGCTGAGTCCGGAGGTGAGGCTGATGTGGAGCCTGGAATAATAACGGAGCAAAGCCCTGAGCCGGGTAAAAAACTTGCAGTTGGAAGCAGAGTTAATCTCAAGTTTGTCATGCCAAAGAGAAAAGGCTCGCTGTATCCCGGATTTTTTGACTACACACTACCTTCCTATCCTGTAGCTGTGGATTTGCGGGTAGATGTGGAATCCTCCAACGGACTTGTAAGCACACTATTTGAACTCAAACATCCGGGAGGAAGAATATCCTTTCCATATCTGTTAAAAGCAGGGGACAAAATTATCCTGTATGTCTACGAACAGAAAATGACAGAGCAAGTAGTAACAAAATAA
- a CDS encoding Bax inhibitor-1/YccA family protein, giving the protein MIENNNLLTTSEAKGNMLSKTMSNIYLFMAAGLALTGVVSFAVLNNEPLLRTILTNQFLFFGLIIAELAVVVILSTSIHKMTPMGATIAFAAYSVLNGITLSPIFLIYTGESIATTFFVTAGTFAGVSLFGYVTKKDLTGVGAIAGMALWGLILASIVNLFLRSSTLMLITSYVGVVIFVALTAYDTQALKRMAEEMDMSDESTFVKFSIIGALKLYLDFINLFLMLLRIMGRRR; this is encoded by the coding sequence ATGATAGAAAACAATAATTTGCTAACGACAAGTGAAGCAAAAGGCAATATGCTGTCAAAGACTATGTCCAACATATACCTGTTTATGGCAGCAGGACTTGCGCTTACCGGTGTGGTTTCCTTTGCAGTACTCAACAATGAGCCTCTATTAAGAACCATATTAACCAACCAGTTTCTTTTCTTTGGACTGATTATTGCAGAACTTGCAGTGGTAGTGATACTTAGCACAAGCATACATAAAATGACCCCTATGGGAGCAACCATAGCTTTTGCAGCATATTCCGTGCTCAATGGTATCACTCTCAGCCCCATATTTCTGATATACACAGGAGAGAGTATAGCAACTACATTCTTTGTCACAGCAGGCACATTTGCCGGTGTAAGTCTATTCGGTTATGTTACCAAAAAAGATCTTACAGGTGTGGGAGCAATTGCTGGTATGGCTCTATGGGGGCTGATACTTGCCAGCATTGTCAACCTTTTTCTCAGAAGCTCTACATTGATGCTTATAACTTCCTATGTGGGTGTTGTAATTTTTGTTGCACTCACAGCATATGACACACAGGCTCTCAAACGAATGGCAGAAGAAATGGATATGTCTGATGAATCCACCTTTGTTAAGTTCTCCATAATTGGAGCACTCAAACTTTATCTTGATTTTATCAACTTGTTTCTTATGCTTCTAAGAATAATGGGAAGACGCAGATAA
- the fmt gene encoding methionyl-tRNA formyltransferase has product MRVLFAGTPSFALPSLEKLASCFDVVGVLTNPDAPAGRGRQLKPSPVKQKALELGLRVLTPFRLDADARTEVSALKPDVLAVVAYGKIFGPKFLSLFPMGGVNVHPSLLPLYRGPAPIPFAILNRDSETGITVQKLALKMDSGDIILQEKRKLDFTETTAELTEWASFRGAELLADALRLMEDGKAKSVAQDESKATYCRLLSKEDGLIDWNESSLMIDAMVRAFIPWPRAYTFLDKEELQILEARPLPEEDTDYEPGTIVGMDRKQGILVQTGKGLLSLLKLQRRAKKPLVYKDFINGMPDLTGKKLGGPDETNNR; this is encoded by the coding sequence ATGAGGGTCCTCTTTGCCGGTACTCCTTCTTTTGCCCTGCCTTCTCTTGAGAAGCTTGCGTCCTGTTTTGATGTTGTCGGAGTATTGACCAATCCTGATGCACCCGCAGGCAGGGGGCGGCAGCTTAAACCTTCTCCCGTAAAACAGAAGGCTTTGGAATTGGGACTCAGGGTACTTACGCCTTTCAGATTGGATGCCGATGCAAGGACTGAGGTCTCTGCACTTAAGCCGGATGTGCTTGCAGTTGTGGCTTATGGGAAGATTTTTGGTCCCAAGTTTTTGTCTCTTTTTCCTATGGGAGGAGTAAATGTACATCCGTCTTTACTCCCTCTGTATAGAGGTCCTGCGCCCATCCCTTTTGCTATTTTAAACAGAGACAGTGAGACAGGTATTACTGTCCAGAAGCTTGCTCTTAAGATGGATAGTGGTGATATAATATTGCAGGAAAAAAGAAAGCTTGATTTTACTGAGACTACGGCTGAGCTTACTGAGTGGGCATCATTCAGGGGAGCAGAGCTTCTTGCGGATGCTTTGAGGCTTATGGAAGATGGCAAGGCAAAGAGTGTTGCTCAGGACGAGAGCAAGGCTACATATTGCAGGCTGCTTAGCAAAGAGGATGGCCTAATAGATTGGAATGAGTCTTCTCTCATGATAGATGCCATGGTTAGAGCCTTTATTCCCTGGCCACGAGCCTATACTTTTTTGGATAAAGAAGAACTCCAGATACTTGAGGCTAGACCTCTTCCAGAAGAAGATACGGATTATGAGCCTGGCACCATAGTGGGTATGGACAGAAAACAGGGAATTCTGGTACAAACCGGAAAAGGCCTTTTATCTCTTCTTAAGCTGCAGCGCAGAGCAAAAAAACCGCTGGTATATAAGGACTTTATAAACGGCATGCCTGACCTTACAGGGAAAAAACTTGGAGGCCCCGATGAAACAAATAATAGATAA
- the def gene encoding peptide deformylase: protein MDLRYMGDDVLRQKATLVPDIDEGLSRIVESMFDVMNSARGVGLAAPQVGISQRFFICHAPDDEPRVFINPEIISTSPELSAYEEGCLSIPGIYADVVRPAKIEVQAWDLRGRPFKLEADGFLARVIQHEYDHLNGVLFLDRLPSKKRSRLENMFFKQMARGEK from the coding sequence ATGGATTTGCGTTATATGGGTGATGATGTTCTGAGGCAGAAGGCTACTCTTGTGCCCGATATTGATGAAGGGCTTTCCCGTATTGTTGAGAGCATGTTTGATGTGATGAATTCTGCACGTGGTGTTGGACTTGCTGCTCCGCAGGTAGGTATAAGCCAGCGTTTTTTTATATGCCATGCTCCAGATGATGAGCCAAGGGTTTTTATCAATCCTGAGATTATTTCTACTTCTCCCGAGCTTTCTGCTTATGAAGAAGGTTGCCTGAGTATTCCCGGAATTTATGCGGATGTTGTAAGGCCAGCTAAGATAGAAGTACAGGCTTGGGATTTGCGCGGTAGGCCTTTTAAGCTGGAGGCAGATGGCTTTCTTGCACGTGTTATCCAGCATGAGTATGATCATCTCAACGGTGTGCTTTTTCTTGACAGACTTCCTTCCAAAAAGCGCTCTAGGCTTGAGAATATGTTCTTTAAACAGATGGCAAGAGGAGAAAAATGA